In one window of Brassica rapa cultivar Chiifu-401-42 chromosome A07, CAAS_Brap_v3.01, whole genome shotgun sequence DNA:
- the LOC103829697 gene encoding MD-2-related lipid-recognition protein 3, which produces MEILNARPVLLLLLASLFFLPALGAIDFEYCNKSGYDFFNVSRVEVSPNPVELEEYPTIRVFGYANKSMDDGTVEVKVTAGGTTQTMASYSLCVVGFECAIAAGTNFELVLAEVPLEYIEGVSKYVYSVHLTDDDVGESEEPILRMCVAFEIPTVDLALASAQSS; this is translated from the exons ATGGAGATACTTAACGCCCGgcctgttcttcttcttcttctcgcaTCACTCTTCTTCTTACCTGCTTTGGGAGCTATCGATTTTGAATACTGCAACA AAAGTGGATACGATTTCTTTAACGTCTCTCGTGTGGAAGTCTCTCCAAATCCCGTTGAGTTAGAAGAATACCCAACCATAAGGGTATTCGGTTATGCAA ACAAAAGCATGGATGATGGAACTGTAGAGGTGAAGGTTACAGCTGGGGGAACTACACAAACAATGGCAAGCTACTCCCTCTGTGTGGTGGGTTTTGAATGCGCTATTGCAGCAGGCACCAACTTTGAGTTAGTTCTGGCGGAAGTTCCTCTAGAATATATCGAG GGTGTGTCCAAGTATGTATATTCCGTACATTTGACTGATGATGATGTGGGGGAATCTGAAGAGCCAATACTAAGAATGTGTGTCGCGTTCGAGATACCTACTGTAGATCTCGCATTGGCCTCTGCTCAGTCGAGTTGA
- the LOC103829698 gene encoding NPC intracellular cholesterol transporter 1, which yields MKIVPSLILLLLILYGVEARKSAGYCAMYDICGARTDGKVLNCPYNIPAVKPDDLFSSKIQSLCPTITGNVCCTETQFDTLRSQVQQAIPFVVGCPACLRNFLNLFCELTCSPDQSLFINVTSTAKIKNNSTVDGIQYYITDAFGEGMYESCKNVKFGSSNSLAVDFLGGGAKNFKEWFTFIGQKAGVNMPGSPYGIKFLPMPPASSGMKPMNVSSYSCSDDTLGCSCGDCPSAAACSSTSAPPAQKQRSCSIKIGSLEAKCVDFVLAILYIVLVSLFLGGGLIHRIKGKKKSSPSSSEPRGEQSSVKPDTIHAQMLQNTPQRNWAQLSTVQGYLARFYSKYGIWVARHPALVLIVSVFLVLLLCVGLIRFKVETRPDKLWVGAGSRAADEKRFFDTHLAPFYRIEQLIIATAPKSSQPEILTDDNIKLLFDIQKKVDGLRANHSGSMVSLTDICMKPLGEDCATQSLLQYFQMIPKNYDEFGGVEHVKYCFEHFTSSESCLSAFKGPLDPTTALGGFSGNSYSEASAFIVTYPVDNAVDNKGNRTVRAVAWEKAFIQLAKDELLPIVKSKGLTLSFSSESSIEEELKRESTADVITIAISYLVMFAYISLTLGDTPRLNSFYITSKVLLGLSGVLLVMLSVLGSVGFFSAIGMKSTLIIMEVIPFLVLAVGVDNMCILVHAVKRQEQELPLERRVSNALMEVGPSITLASLAEILAFAVGAYIKMPAVRVFSMFAALAVLLDFILQITAFVALIVFDFKRAEDKRVDCFPCIKRAQSSDGDDKGVGQKKPGLLTRYMKEVHAPILSHWAVKIVVIAFFFGLAMAGIALATRIEPGLEQQIVLPQDSYLQDYFNNIATYLRIGPPLYFVLKNYNYSSESRHTNQLCSINKCDSNSLMNEIAKASLTPELSYIAKPAASWVDDFLVWLSPEAFGCCRKFTNGTFCPPDDQPPCCPADQACGLSEVCKDCTTCFRHADLTSDRPSTIQFKEKLPWFLSALPSADCAKGGYGAYSTSVDLKGYKSGIIQASSFRTYHTPLNKQADFVNSMRAAQEFSSKISRSLQMEIYPYSVFYMFFEQYLDIWKTALINLSIAIAAVFAVCLIITCSFWSSAIILLVIAMIIIDLLGVMAVFHIQLNALSVVNLIMSVGIAVEFCVHITHAFSISSGDRNQRMKEALGGMGASVFSGITLTKLVGVIVLGFSKSEVFVVYYFKMYLALVLLGFLHGLVFLPVFLSMFGPAPKGDKQDHRPSASSQP from the exons atGAAGATTGTTCCATCTCTTATCCTTCTCCTCCTG ATTCTGTATGGAGTAGAAGCAAGAAAATCAGCAGGATATTGTGCGATGTATGATATCTGTGGAGCACGAACCGATGGAAAAGTACTGAACTGCCCTTATAACATTCCTGCTGTGAAG CCCGATGATTTGTTCTCTTCAAAGATACAAAGCTTGTGCCCAACCATCACAGGCAACGTTTGCTGCACTGAGACTCAGTTCGATACGTTACGTTCACAAGTCCAACAG GCTATTCCCTTTGTTGTAGGCTGTCCAGCATGCTTGAGGAACTTTCTGAATCTTTTTTGTGAACTTACTTGCTCTCCTGATCAAAGTCTATTTATAAACGTCACTTCCACCGCAAAG ATAAAGAATAACTCGACCGTGGATGGGATTCAGTACTACATAACCGATGCTTTCGGAGAAGGGATGTATGAATCCTGCAAGAATGTGAAGTTCGGTAGCTCGAACAGTCTAGCTGTAGATTTTCTTGGGGGCGGTGCAAAGAACTTTAAGG AGTGGTTTACGTTTATCGGCCAGAAAGCTGGTGTGAATATGCCAGGCTCCCCCTATGGGATCAAATTTTTGCCGATGCCACCAGCGTCATCTGGAATGAAGCCTATGAATGTGTCTTCTTATTCATGCAGTGATGACACTCTTGGATGCTCTTGTGGTGATTGCCCTTCTGCAGCTGCTTGTTCCAGTACATCAGCACCTCCTGCTCAGAAACAACGTTCTTGCTCAATCAAGATTGGTTCACTTGAG GCCAAATGTGTTGATTTCGTGCTAGCCATTTTGTATATTGTCTTGGTTTCGTTGTTTCTTGGAGGAGGTTTGATTCACCGAATAAAGGGTAAGAAAAAGAGCTCACCATCATCGTCAGAGCCCAGAGGAGAACAAAGTTCTGTTAAACCAGACACTATTCATGCGCAG ATGCTACAAAACACTCCACAGAGGAACTGGGCTCAGCTGTCAACAGTACAAGGATACTTGGCCAGATTTTACAG CAAGTATGGGATCTGGGTAGCAAGACACCCAGCTCTTGTTTTGATTGTGTCAGTCTTTTTAGTTCTTCTACTTTGTGTGGGTCTGATCCGATTCAAAGTTGAGACACGGCCTGATAAG CTATGGGTAGGTGCAGGGAGCAGAGCTGCTGATGAGAAACGATTCTTTGACACCCATCTTGCTCCTTTCTACAGAATTGAACAG CTAATAATAGCAACAGCTCCAAAATCTTCTCAGCCGGAAATTTTGACAGATGACAATATTAAGTTACTTTTTGACATACAGAAGAAG GTTGATGGACTCCGGGCAAATCACTCAGGTTCAATGGTTTCTCTGAcagacatttgcatgaaaccacTTGGAGAAGACTGTGCCACACAGAGTCTTCTGCAG TATTTCCAGATGATACCAAAAAATTATGATGAATTTGGAGGTGTAGAGCATGTTAAATATTGCTTTGAG CATTTCACCTCGTCAGAATCATGTTTGAGTGCGTTTAAGGGTCCCCTTGATCCAACAACTGCACTAGGAGGGTTCTCTGGGAACAGTTACAGTGAG GCTTCTGCTTTTATTGTGACTTATCCTGTGGACAATGCTGTTGACAACAAAGGTAACAGAACAGTGAGAGCAGTGGCTTGGGAGAAAGCCTTTATCCAGCTCGCCAAG GATGAGTTGTTGCCAATTGTTAAATCAAAAGGCTtaactctttctttctcttccgAAAGTTCTATTGAAGAAGAACTTAAAAGAGAAAGCACAGCAGATGTCATCACTATAGCC ATAAGTTATCTTGTCATGTTTGCATATATATCACTGACACTTGGGGATACACCTCGTTTGAATTCCTTTTACATTACATCCAAG GTTTTGCTTGGTCTATCTGGTGTTCTTCTTGTCATGCTGTCTGTCCTCGGCTCCGTAGGATTTTTCAGTGCCATTGGAATGAAATCTACTCTAATCATAATGGAAGTTATACCATTTCTTGTTTTGGCT GTCGGTGTTGATAATATGTGCATACTGGTTCATGCCGTTAAGAGGCAAGAGCAAGAGCTGCCTCTGGAGAGACGAGTAAGCAATGCCCTTATGGAAGTTGGACCATCGATTACGCTTGCAAGTCTAGCCGAGATTTTAGCTTTTGCTGTTGGTGCTTATATTAAAATGCCAGCTGTTCGAGTCTTCTCCATGTTTGCTG CATTGGCCGTCCTTTTGGACTTCATTCTCCAGATTACTGCTTTTGTTGCCTTGATAGTATTTGACTTCAAACGTGCTGAGGATAAGCGAGTTGATTGCTTCCCATGTATTAAGAGAGCACAATCATCAGATGGTGATGATAAAG GGGTTGGTCAGAAAAAGCCTGGACTTTTGACTCGATATATGAAG GAAGTCCATGCACCTATTCTCAGCCATTGGGCAGTCAAAATAGTGGTTATTGCCTTCTTCTTTGGCTTAGCAATGGCTGGAATT GCATTGGCCACTCGGATAGAGCCTGGTTTGGAGCAACAGATTGTTCTTCCTCAGGACTCATATCTTCAG GATTACTTCAACAATATTGCTACATATCTTCGAATTGGTCCACCTCTTTACTTTGTTCTGAAGAATTATAACTACAG CTCGGAATCAAGACATACAAATCAACTTTGTTCCATTAACAAGTGTGATTCTAATTCTCTTATGAATGAG ATTGCAAAGGCTTCTTTGACCCCAGAACTAAGCTACATAGCTAAGCCAGCTGCTTCATGGGTAGATGACTTTCTTGTGTGGTTATCTCCCGAGGCATTTGGCTGTTGCCGAAAGTTTACAAATGGTACCTTTTGTCCCCCTGATGACCAG CCTCCTTGTTGCCCTGCTGATCAAGCTTGTGGCCTAAGTGAAGTTTGCAAAGACTGCACCACG TGCTTTCGTCATGCTGATTTAACTAGTGACCGCCCATCTACAATTCAATTCAAAGAGAAACTTCCTTGGTTCCTCAGCGCACTTCCTTCTGCTGATTGTGCTAAAGGTGGCTATGGTGCTTATTCTACTAGTGTTGATTTGAAAG GATATAAAAGTGGTATCATACAAGCTTCATCGTTCCGCACTTATCACACACCTCTTAACAAGCAG gcTGACTTTGTTAATTCAATGAGAGCTGCTCAAGAGTTTAGTTCCAAAATTTCTCGTTCTTTGCAg ATGGAGATATATCCATACTCAGTGTTTTATATGTTCTTTGAGCAATATCTTGACATATGGAAAACTGCATTAATCAACCTCTCCATAGCCATCG CTGCCGTCTTTGCCGTGTGTTTAATCATCACATGCAG TTTTTGGAGCTCTGCGATTATTTTGCTGGTGATTGCAATGATCATCATTGATCTCCTG GGAGTAATGGCAGTCTTTCACATCCAGCTAAACGCATTATCGGTTGTGAATTTAATCATGTCCGTGGGCATAGCGGTTGAGTTTTGTGTACACATAACACATGCTTTCTCG ATAAGCTCTGGGGACAGAAACCAACGGATGAAAGAGGCGCTTGGTGGCATGGGAGCTTCAGTTTTCAG TGGAATTACATTGACGAAGCTAGTTGGTGTGATTGTGCTGGGCTTCTCAAAATCGGAAGTATTTGTG GTCTACTACTTCAAGATGTATTTGGCACTAGTCCTCCTCGGTTTCTTGCACGGTCTTGTATTCTTACCG GTGTTCTTGAGCATGTTTGGTCCAGCTCCAAAAGGGGATAAGCAAGATCATCGACCTTCGGCTTCATCGCAACCGTAG
- the LOC103829700 gene encoding ruBisCO large subunit-binding protein subunit alpha, chloroplastic — protein sequence MATANALSSPSVLCSSRQGKLSGGSQQKGQRVSYRKANRRFSVRANVKEIAFDQSSRAALQAGIDKLADAVGLTLGPRGRNVVLDEFGSPKVVNDGVTIARAIELPDAMENAGAALIREVASKTNDSAGDGTTTASVLAREIIKHGLLSVTSGANPVSLKRGIDKTVQALIEELEKRARPVKGGSDIKAVATISAGNDELIGAMIADAIDKVGPDGVLSIESSSSFETTVEVEEGMEIDRGYISPQFVTNPEKLLVEFENARVLITDQKITAIKDIIPILEKTTQLRAPLLIIAEDVTGEALATLVVNKLRGVLNVVAVKAPGFGERRKAMLQDIAILTGAEYQALDMGLLVENTTIDQLGIARKVTISKDSTTLIADAASKDELQARISQLKKELFETDSVYDSEKLAERIAKLSGGVAVIKVGAATETELEDRKLRIEDAKNATFAAIEEGIVPGGGATLVHLSTVIPAIKETFEDADERLGADIVQKALVAPAALIAQNAGIEGEVVVEKIMFSEWELGYNAMTDTYENLLEAGVIDPAKVTRCALQNAASVAGMVLTTQAIVVDKPKPKAPAAAAPEGLMV from the exons ATGGCGACTGCAAACGCTCTCTCCTCCCCCTCTGTCCTCTGCTCTTCACGACAG GGAAAGCTGAGTGGTGGAAGTCAGCAGAAAGGTCAAAGAGTAAGCTACAGGAAAGCTAACAGACGCTTCAGCGTTAGAGCAAATGTAAAGGAGATTGCTTTCGACCAGAGCTCAAGAGCTGCTCTTCAAGCTGGTATCGACAAGCTTGCTGATGCTGTTGGTCTCACTCTTGGCCCTAGAG GGAGGAATGTTGTGTTGGATGAGTTTGGTAGCCCCAAGGTTGTGAACGATGGAGTCACCATCGCTAGAGCCATTGAGTTACCTGACGCCATGGAGAACGCTGGTGCAGCACTCATCCGTGAG GTTGCGAGTAAGACTAATGACTCTGCTGGCGACGGGACAACAACTGCTTCCGTCCTGGCTCGGGAAATCATCAAACACGGTCTGTTGAGCGTCACTTCCGGCGCCAATCCTGTCTCCCTCAAGAGAGGAATCGACAAGACCGTTCAAGCTTTGATAGAAGAGCTTGAGAAGAGAGCTAGACCTGTCAAAGGCGGTAGTGACATCAAAGCCGTGGCTACAATCTCAGCTGGAAACGATGAGCTTATTGGAGCGATGATCGCTGACGCCATTGACAAAGTGGGACCTGATGGTGTTCTCTCCATTGAGTCCTCATCCTCCTTTGAGACCACCGTCGAAGTCGAAGAAGGGATGGAGATTGACAGAGGCTACATCTCGCCTCAGTTCGTTACCAACCCCGAGAAGCTACTCGTCGAGTTCGAGAACGCGAGGGTGTTGATCACTGACCAGAAGATCACTGCCATCAAAGACATCATCCCAATCTTGGAGAAGACCACTCAGCTTCGAGCTCCGTTGCTGATCATCGCTGAGGATGTCACAGGCGAGGCCTTAGCAACTCTGGTTGTGAACAAACTCCGCGGTGTTCTCAACGTTGTTGCTGTTAAAGCTCCAGGGTTCGGAGAAAGGAGAAAAGCTATGCTTCAGGATATAGCTATCTTGACTGGAGCTGAGTACCAGGCCCTTGACATGGGCCTTCTGGTCGAGAACACGACCATAGATCAGTTGGGGATTGCTAGAAAAGTTACTATCAGCAAAGACTCGACCACGCTTATAGCCGACGCAGCTTCCAAGGACGAGCTGCAAGCTCGTATCTCCCAGCTGAAGAAGGAGCTCTTCGAGACTGACTCTGTGTATGACTCGGAGAAGCTCGCTGAGAGGATTGCTAAGCTCTCTGGTGGTGTTGCCGTCATTAAAGTCGGAGCAGCGACTGAGACCGAGCTCGAGGACCGTAAGCTTCGTATTGAGGATGCAAAGAACGCCACGTTCGCTGCTATCGAGGAAGGAATAGTTCCCGGTGGTGGTGCCACGTTGGTGCATCTCTCCACTGTGATTCCCGCCATTAAGGAGACGTTTGAGGACGCTGATGAACGTTTGGGAGCTGATATAGTACAGAAG GCTTTGGTGGCACCAGCTGCATTGATTGCGCAGAACGCTGGAATCGAAGGGGAAGTTGTGGTGGAGAAGATTATGTTCAGTGAATGGGAGCTAGGGTACAACGCCATGACTGATACCTATGAGAATCTGTTGGAAGCAGGAGTGATTGATCCAGCTAAAGTGACGAGATGTGCGCTGCAGAACGCTGCTTCGGTTGCAGGGATGGTGCTGACCACTCAGGCCATTGTTGTTGACAAACCTAAACCCAAGGCTCCTGCTGCTGCTGCACCTGAGGGCCTCATGGTGTAA
- the LOC103829702 gene encoding SNF1-related protein kinase regulatory subunit beta-3 translates to MNNPHPDDDHEDTTVDGFEVPVSPVSSYNNVYAATEDETRDPPAVPPHLQHSLLGHTGSTELPCAPQSVVLNHLYIENRDPPRSVVALGFSHRFRSKYVTVVIYKPVQRRGNANV, encoded by the exons ATGAACAACCCTCATCCTGATGATGATCAC GAGGACACCACGGTTGACGGATTTGAAGTACCTGTATCGCCGGTTTCAAGTTACAACAATGTATATGCCGCAACCGAAGACGAGACAAGAGACCCACCAGCTGTACCGCCACATCTTCAACACTCTCTGTTAGGCCATACAGGTAGCACGGAGTTGCCTTGTGCACCACAGAGTGTCGTCCTGAACCATCTCTATATCGAAAATCGAGACCCCCCAAGATCCGTTGTAGCGCTTGGCTTCTCGCATCGGTTCAGGTCTAAGTATGTCACTGTGGTGATATACAAGCCGGTCCAAAGAAGAGGAAACGCCAatgtttga